A portion of the Salminus brasiliensis chromosome 9, fSalBra1.hap2, whole genome shotgun sequence genome contains these proteins:
- the slc16a13 gene encoding monocarboxylate transporter 13 produces MAKHEEKQQRQQSCRPVEAPDGGWGWVVVGALFMVSALVFGLIRSLGVFFVAFVQYFEESAQAVSWITSIGVAMQQLISPIGTAACNAYGARPVVMLGGFLSGLGLILASQATTLAHLYLTMGIISGSGWALVFTPAVASVMQYFTTRRSLAMGLGFTGVGLSSFAFSPLFQYLVQTYTWRGALLILGGLSLNMVACGALIRPLKPPKVLERAESSCKSRGCTSFLSRVCEYFELSLLSHRGFLTYSLAVTFFNAGYFIPYVHLVAHSRLIGFSEYKAAFVISATGMTDIVGRVVSGWTSDLRRVRTVHLLTVWTGSVGLFLLLLPLCSLGGNYAGLLVVSLAYGFCAGAMTPLVFAVVPEIVGMDRMLGALGLLQLIESVGGLLGAPLSGWLRDLTGSYTASFVVAGGFLIMGTIITATLPHFFSCTNPQPLSPKKKAKNECTEDGLLKQTLCADSADREKLHSLEDIHYSGNDSGKPSYHNRTIEPGSEAEQTPLTGDRTEAGAACVRV; encoded by the exons ATGGCCAAACATGAGGAGAAGCAACAACGGCAGCAGTCCTGCAGGCCAGTGGAGGCACCAGATGGTGGTTGGGGTTGGGTAGTGGTTGGAGCGCTCTTCATGGTCTCAGCACTGGTGTTTGGACTGATACGCAGTCTGGGGGTCTTCTTTGTGGCGTTTGTGCAGTACTTTGAGGAAAGTGCACAGGCGGTTTCCTGGATAACCTCCATAGGAGTGGCtatgcagcagttaatca GTCCTATAGGCACAGCTGCTTGTAATGCTTATGGCGCTCGTCCTGTTGTTATGCTGGGAGGCTTCCTGTCTGGACTAGGACTCATCTTGGCATCTCAGGCTACAACACTTGCACACCTTTACCTGACCATGGGAATCATATCAG GTTCAGGTTGGGCTTTAGTCTTCACTCCAGCGGTGGCCTCAGTGATGCAGTATTTCACAACACGGCGCTCTCTGGCCATGGGCCTAGGCTTCACAGGTGTTGGCCTGTCCTCCTTTGCCTTCTCTCCACTCTTCCAGTACCTGGTGCAGACGTACACATGGCGTGGAGCGCTGCTCATACTAGGGGGTCTCAGCCTCAACATGGTGGCCTGCGGTGCCCTAATCAGACCCCTTAAACCCCCCAAAGTTTTGGAACGG gcTGAAAGTTCTTGCAAGTCCAGAGGCTGTACCTCTTTCCTGTCCCGTGTGTGTGAGTATTTTGAGCTGTCACTGCTGTCACACAGAGGCTTCCTCACCTACAGTTTGGCCGTCACTTTCTTCAATGCCGGCTATTTCATTCCTTACGTCCATCTGGTGGCCCACAGCCGCCTCATCGGATTCAGTGAGTACAAGGCTGCGTTTGTCATTTCTGCCACTGGCATGACGGACATTGTGGGCCGAGTGGTGTCTGGCTGGACCTCTGACCTTCGCCGCGTACGGACGGTCCACCTCCTAACTGTTTGGACTGGGTCAGTGGGCCTCTTTCtcctgctgctgccactgtgcTCTCTCGGAGGAAACTACGCTGGACTCTTGGTGGTCAGTCTAGCGTACGGGTTCTGCGCTGGGGCTATGACACCACTGGTGTTTGCTGTGGTTCCAGAGATTGTGGGAATGGACCGCATGCTGGGAGCGCTTGGTCTACTACAGCTTATAGAGAGTGTGGGAGGCCTACTGGGAGCACCACTGTCAG gGTGGTTGAGAGACCTCACAGGTTCGTACACTGCTTCTTTTGTGGTAGCCGGTGGGTTCCTCATCATGGGCACCATAATAACAGCGACCCTTCCTCATTTCTTTTCCTGCACCAACCCTCAACCCCTATCTCCAAAGAAAAAGGCCAAAAACGAGTGCACTGAAGACGGGCTGCTTAAACAAACTTTATGTGCAGACTCTGCAGACCGCGAGAAGTTGCACTCTCTGGAGGATATACATTACTCGGGCAATGATTCAGGAAAGCCTTCCTATCACAATCGCACAATAGAACCGGGATCAGAAGCGGAACAGACACCTCTCACTGGAGACCGGACAGAGGCTGGGGCagcgtgtgtgcgtgtttga